Proteins encoded in a region of the Zea mays cultivar B73 chromosome 2, Zm-B73-REFERENCE-NAM-5.0, whole genome shotgun sequence genome:
- the LOC100193088 gene encoding uncharacterized protein LOC100193088 has product MSMNYDGDRSEDRQSEEVQSAYKRDSDVGEEMIISSEEQNDENEWSWVNQDRNGDPFAESVSSLHTTQQILENEIRKLSELGKELEAEESTSGNKDQDVILLPYSEADVLELSEKMEHLEQKVKEASNTIREKDLMLSKLQILIGTADRAALEEELEEAAASIDQLETELERHLQEKLEAEIQCLLMLKASQNWQVRAEDRVALEEHRALSAGDKTRMLLKLRETESKIVMLKEQVDKLEVREKELNRTTEVLKMQSRTFRASLFGLVQLVMLCLSLKVFFARVSAPFDEAVPT; this is encoded by the exons ATGTCGATGAACTATGATGGGGATAGGAGTGAGGACCGCCAAAGCGAGGAGGTCCAGTCAGCATACAAAAGGGACAGTGACGTTGGTGAGGAAATGATAATAAGTAGCGAAGAGCAAAATGATGAGAATGAATGGAGCTGGGTGAACCAAGATAGAAATGGTGATCCTTTTGCTGAATCGGTTTCCTCACTTCATACGACACAGCAAATCCTCGAAAATG AGATACGAAAATTATCAGAACTTGGCAAAGAACTTGAGGCGGAGGAATCCACTTCCGGTAACAAAGACCAAGATGTGATCCTTTTGCCGTATAGTGAGGCTGATGTGTTGGAACTGAGTGAGAAGATGGAACATCTTGAACAGAAAGTGAAAGAAGCATCAAACACCATCAGAGAGAAAGACCTGATGCTTTCCAAGCTTCAAATACTCATCGGTACTGCAGACAGGGCAGCGCTGGAGGAGGAGTTGGAGGAGGCAGCAGCTAGCATCGACCAATTGGAGACAGAGCTGGAGCGCCATCTCCAGGAGAAACTAGAGGCTGAAATTCAGTGTCTGTTGATGTTGAAAGCGAGCCAGAATTGGCAGGTCCGAGCGGAGGACCGGGTGGCCTTGGAGGAGCACAGGGCGCTGTCTGCCGGGGACAAGACCAGAATGCTGCTCAAGCTACGAGAGACGGAGAGCAAGATCGTGATGCTGAAAGAGCAGGTAGACAAGCTGGAGGTCCGGGAGAAGGAGCTCAACCGGACGACCGAGGTCCTGAAGATGCAGAGCAGGACCTTCAGAGCGTCCCTCTTTGGCCTCGTCCAGCTGGTAATGCTATGCCTGTCCCTGAAGGTGTTCTTCGCGCGGGTCTCGGCCCCATTTGACGAGGCTGTGCCGACATGA